One Amorphoplanes digitatis genomic window carries:
- a CDS encoding ECF transporter S component has product MNFRWRTIDIIVASIIAVTFGVIFWAWNLVWSATDGAFAFFPPAQALLYGVWLMPAVLAGLIIRKPGAALYTETVAAIISALLGAAWGATVIPQGLVQGLGAELAFALLLYRSWKLPAALLAGLLTGFSAAVFDFFAWNAAYDLWDYRIPYALLTMVSSTIIAGAGSWALTRALAPTGVLDRFAAGRDRALV; this is encoded by the coding sequence ATGAATTTCCGCTGGCGCACGATCGACATCATCGTCGCATCGATCATCGCCGTCACCTTCGGCGTGATCTTCTGGGCCTGGAACCTGGTCTGGAGCGCCACCGACGGCGCGTTCGCCTTCTTCCCGCCCGCGCAGGCGCTGCTCTACGGCGTCTGGCTGATGCCGGCCGTGCTGGCCGGGCTGATCATCCGCAAGCCGGGTGCCGCGCTGTACACCGAGACGGTCGCGGCCATCATCTCCGCGCTGCTCGGCGCGGCCTGGGGCGCAACGGTCATCCCGCAGGGCCTGGTGCAGGGGCTCGGCGCGGAGCTGGCGTTCGCGCTGCTGCTGTACCGCTCGTGGAAGCTGCCGGCGGCGCTGCTCGCCGGCCTGCTGACCGGGTTCAGCGCGGCGGTGTTCGACTTCTTCGCCTGGAACGCGGCCTACGACCTGTGGGACTACCGGATCCCCTACGCGCTGCTCACGATGGTCAGCAGCACGATCATCGCGGGCGCCGGTTCCTGGGCGCTGACCCGCGCGCTGGCCCCCACCGGCGTGCTTGACCGCTTCGCCGCCGGCCGCGACCGAGCCCTGGTTTAG
- a CDS encoding alpha/beta fold hydrolase — MEIKARGLTFDVYEGGPVDGPPVLLLHGFPQDHREFDLILPRLHAAGLRTYALDQRGYSPGARPAAVAEYSLDEPTADAIAVLDALGVEKAHVVGHDWGAHVGWLLADRHPERVSTLTAVSVPHPRGLGVALHNQPSQKLRFAYMGLFRSRIAERLLLAADATVLRSMLRPIGARADRYATAMREPGRLTGALNWYRAITTGRLAKVGKITVPTTYVWSDGDPVVGRSAALSTATWVEADYRFVTLRGIGHWVPEEAPQALADVTLDRIGV, encoded by the coding sequence ATGGAGATCAAGGCGAGAGGGCTGACCTTCGACGTGTACGAGGGTGGCCCGGTCGACGGCCCGCCGGTGCTCCTGCTGCACGGCTTCCCGCAGGACCACCGCGAGTTCGATCTTATTCTGCCCCGGCTGCACGCCGCCGGGTTACGCACGTACGCGCTGGACCAGCGCGGCTACTCGCCCGGCGCCCGGCCCGCCGCCGTCGCCGAGTACAGCCTCGACGAGCCGACGGCCGACGCGATCGCGGTGCTCGACGCGCTCGGCGTGGAGAAGGCGCACGTCGTCGGCCACGACTGGGGCGCGCACGTCGGCTGGCTGCTGGCCGACCGGCACCCCGAGCGGGTCAGCACGCTTACGGCGGTCTCGGTGCCGCACCCGCGGGGTCTCGGCGTCGCGCTGCACAACCAGCCCTCGCAGAAACTGCGGTTCGCCTACATGGGCCTGTTCCGCTCCCGGATCGCCGAGCGGCTGCTGCTCGCCGCCGACGCGACGGTGCTGCGCTCGATGCTGCGCCCGATCGGTGCCCGCGCCGACCGGTACGCCACCGCGATGCGCGAGCCCGGCCGGCTGACCGGCGCCTTGAACTGGTACCGCGCGATCACCACGGGTAGGCTGGCGAAGGTCGGCAAGATCACAGTTCCCACCACATATGTCTGGAGCGACGGCGACCCGGTCGTTGGCCGGTCGGCGGCGCTGTCCACGGCCACCTGGGTCGAGGCGGATTACCGGTTTGTCACCCTGCGCGGGATCGGCCACTGGGTGCCGGAGGAGGCGCCACAGGCGCTGGCCGACGTGACTCTCGACCGCATCGGCGTCTGA
- a CDS encoding ABC transporter ATP-binding protein: MPEVVLRGFGWRHAGRRAWAVRGVDLRISHGERVLLLGPSGAGKSTLLAALAGLLPEDSGESEGTVEIDGLEPVKARERVGIVFQDPQTQLVMARSGDDVAFGLENRGVPAEEIWPRVSAALDRVGFPYPLDRRTSALSGGEQQRLALAGVLAPRPGLLLLDEPTANLDPAGGALIRSAIARSHDPDTTLILVEHRIAEALTLVDRVVVLEPGGGVRADGTPSAVFALLGDQLAEEGVWVPGRPLPTHRAVAPPADSLVRAEHVTVRHRLAATSICVRAGEALAVTGPNGAGKSTLALVLGGLLAPTSGSVDAAPGGAPHRWRAAALTQRIGSVFQSPEHQFVTSRVADELALGPRQLGRTDVSAIVDELLDRLRLTKLAGANPYTLSGGEARRLSVATALATAPRLLVLDEPTFGQDRRTWIELVELLARLRDDGCGIVAVTHDDDFVTALADRTVVLGGAG; this comes from the coding sequence ATGCCCGAGGTCGTGCTGCGCGGGTTCGGCTGGCGCCACGCCGGGCGCCGGGCCTGGGCCGTGCGCGGCGTCGACCTGCGCATCTCGCACGGCGAGCGGGTGCTCCTGCTGGGACCCTCCGGTGCCGGCAAGAGCACCCTGCTCGCCGCGCTGGCCGGCCTGCTGCCCGAGGACTCCGGCGAGTCCGAGGGCACTGTCGAGATCGACGGCCTGGAGCCGGTCAAGGCCCGCGAGCGGGTCGGCATCGTCTTCCAGGACCCGCAGACCCAGCTCGTGATGGCCCGCAGCGGCGACGACGTGGCGTTCGGACTGGAGAACCGGGGCGTACCCGCCGAGGAGATCTGGCCGCGGGTGTCCGCCGCGCTCGACCGGGTCGGATTCCCGTACCCGCTCGACCGGCGGACCTCAGCTCTGTCCGGCGGCGAGCAGCAGCGCCTGGCCCTCGCCGGGGTCCTGGCGCCACGGCCGGGCCTGCTGCTGCTCGACGAGCCGACCGCCAACCTCGACCCGGCCGGCGGCGCGCTGATCCGCTCGGCGATCGCCCGCTCGCACGACCCGGACACCACGCTGATCCTGGTCGAGCACCGGATCGCCGAGGCGCTCACCCTGGTCGACCGGGTGGTCGTCCTGGAGCCGGGCGGCGGCGTCCGCGCCGACGGCACCCCGTCGGCCGTCTTCGCGCTCCTCGGCGATCAGCTCGCCGAGGAGGGCGTCTGGGTGCCGGGCCGGCCGCTGCCCACGCACCGGGCCGTCGCACCGCCGGCCGATTCCCTGGTACGCGCGGAGCACGTCACCGTGCGGCACCGGCTCGCGGCGACAAGCATCTGCGTACGGGCCGGCGAGGCGCTCGCCGTCACGGGCCCGAACGGCGCCGGCAAGTCCACGCTGGCCCTGGTGCTCGGCGGGTTGCTCGCACCCACCTCGGGCTCGGTCGACGCGGCGCCGGGCGGCGCGCCGCACCGGTGGCGTGCGGCGGCGCTCACCCAGCGCATCGGATCGGTCTTCCAGTCACCGGAACACCAGTTCGTCACGTCCCGGGTCGCCGACGAGCTCGCCCTCGGGCCCCGCCAGCTCGGCCGCACCGACGTCTCCGCCATCGTGGACGAACTGCTCGACCGGCTGCGGCTGACCAAGCTGGCGGGCGCCAACCCGTACACCCTCTCCGGTGGCGAGGCCCGCCGCCTGAGCGTGGCGACGGCGCTGGCCACCGCGCCCCGGCTGCTCGTACTCGACGAGCCGACCTTCGGCCAGGACCGGCGCACCTGGATCGAGCTGGTCGAGCTGCTGGCCCGGCTGCGCGACGACGGGTGCGGAATCGTCGCGGTCACCCACGACGACGACTTCGTGACCGCCCTCGCCGACCGCACCGTCGTCCTGGGCGGGGCCGGATGA